The following coding sequences lie in one Gemmatimonadota bacterium genomic window:
- a CDS encoding YceI family protein yields MTTNSTTQDAVTTWTLDAAHTRVGFEVKHMMFAKVRGQFTDVEGTVHLAEGGPSSAQVVIRAASIDTGQAQRDDHLRSADFFDVERFPELTFAGEGTATADGSFVLAGELKIRDVARQVELTVEESGRGVDPWGQERIGYTATTVLDRRDFGLTWNQALEAGGILVGNEVKIVIDLQAVRAAS; encoded by the coding sequence ATGACGACGAACTCGACGACACAGGACGCTGTGACCACCTGGACTCTGGATGCCGCACACACCCGCGTGGGCTTCGAGGTCAAGCACATGATGTTCGCCAAGGTCCGCGGCCAGTTCACCGATGTGGAGGGGACCGTTCACCTCGCTGAGGGCGGGCCTTCCAGCGCCCAGGTCGTGATCCGGGCTGCCAGCATCGACACCGGGCAGGCACAGCGCGACGATCACCTCCGCTCCGCCGACTTCTTCGACGTGGAGCGCTTTCCGGAGCTGACGTTCGCGGGAGAGGGCACGGCCACTGCCGACGGGTCCTTCGTGCTCGCAGGAGAGTTGAAGATCCGCGACGTCGCCCGGCAGGTGGAACTGACGGTGGAAGAGTCGGGGCGCGGAGTCGACCCGTGGGGCCAGGAGCGCATCGGCTACACGGCCACCACGGTGCTCGACCGCCGCGACTTCGGCCTCACCTGGAATCAGGCCCTGGAGGCCGGCGGCATCCTCGTCGGCAACGAGGTCAAGATCGTGATCGATCTCCAGGCCGTGCGGGCGGCGTCTTGA
- a CDS encoding PadR family transcriptional regulator: MAPRAASATELTDAELLVLGLVAEMPRHGYELEREIEQRGMREWTQIGFSSVYFVLGRLDKLGLVRARAPEAPKARKTFTLTPRGRRALVANTLSALASYRPTYSSVLLGMIHWPVLGKAEALDALRARAEAVEKERARLDIIQLDQQPLPDFVEALFDYSIGQLEAEARWITRTLDYMTAKPWLEESP; encoded by the coding sequence ATGGCTCCCCGCGCCGCGTCTGCCACCGAGCTGACCGATGCCGAGCTTCTCGTGCTCGGGTTGGTTGCTGAGATGCCGCGCCACGGCTACGAGCTGGAGCGTGAGATCGAGCAGCGGGGCATGCGGGAATGGACGCAGATCGGGTTCTCCTCCGTCTACTTCGTGCTGGGCAGGCTCGACAAGTTGGGCTTGGTGCGGGCCCGAGCGCCGGAGGCGCCGAAAGCCAGAAAGACCTTCACGCTCACGCCCCGGGGGCGGCGAGCCTTGGTGGCCAACACCCTATCCGCGCTCGCGAGCTATCGCCCGACCTACTCGTCGGTGCTCCTCGGCATGATCCATTGGCCGGTGCTGGGCAAGGCCGAGGCGCTCGACGCGTTGCGGGCCCGGGCCGAGGCGGTGGAGAAGGAGCGCGCCCGCCTCGATATCATCCAGTTGGACCAGCAGCCGCTTCCCGACTTCGTGGAGGCGCTCTTCGACTACTCGATCGGGCAGCTCGAGGCCGAAGCGCGCTGGATCACGCGCACGCTGGACTATATGACTGCCAAGCCGTGGCTCGAGGAGTCGCCATGA
- a CDS encoding VOC family protein, giving the protein MKSLTPPVPSVVVFVTDVPRLSRFYRDVAMMRVVHEGPDHAVLSLDGFEVVVHALRGEPPVQKGPSGDPLVREDSYVKLCLPVDSIAAARARAAESGGALGPPDREWEGSGFRACDGHDPEGNVIQVREPAPR; this is encoded by the coding sequence GTGAAGTCATTGACACCCCCGGTCCCCAGTGTGGTGGTCTTCGTCACCGATGTGCCGCGCTTGAGTCGGTTCTACCGGGATGTCGCCATGATGCGCGTCGTGCACGAGGGTCCCGACCACGCCGTACTCTCGCTCGATGGCTTCGAAGTCGTCGTGCACGCGCTTCGTGGAGAGCCTCCGGTTCAGAAGGGTCCCTCGGGCGACCCCCTCGTCCGTGAAGACTCCTATGTGAAGCTTTGCCTTCCGGTGGACTCGATCGCGGCGGCGCGGGCGCGGGCGGCGGAATCGGGAGGCGCGCTGGGCCCACCCGATCGCGAATGGGAGGGCAGTGGATTCCGCGCCTGCGACGGCCACGACCCCGAGGGGAACGTCATCCAGGTCCGGGAGCCGGCTCCGCGCTGA
- a CDS encoding MBL fold metallo-hydrolase: MKALGRKAAGERLARMQASTQWRGNSFANVDYQPPTEPRTSFSLMDFFCPHEERKPRAPLPTLDPRERWRTPPETGLRVTWLGHSTLFLEIDGVRVLIDPVWGSRASPSRRVGPRRFQPPPVPLAALPSVDLVLLSHDHYDHLDYPTIRTLASTQVPFLAPLGVGAHLEHWGVRTDRITEVDWWERFTVPGSAVDIIATPAQHFSGRTPGSRNHTLWASYVIESPKHCVYHGADSGLMPAFKTIGERFGPFDLVCLEIGAYHPAWGDIHLGPVNALTAWKALGGGPLLPIHWGTFALAMHRWDDPIEELVAGAGAAGADLLTPRLGEPLEPARDTGVRPWWREVAALHGPVEERNRSATEDSAEVPEPID; encoded by the coding sequence GTGAAGGCACTCGGTAGGAAGGCGGCTGGCGAGCGCCTGGCGCGCATGCAGGCGTCTACGCAGTGGCGCGGCAATTCCTTCGCCAACGTCGACTACCAGCCGCCCACGGAGCCGCGCACCTCGTTCTCCCTCATGGACTTCTTCTGTCCGCACGAGGAGCGGAAGCCGCGCGCCCCTCTTCCCACCCTCGATCCGAGGGAGCGCTGGAGGACTCCGCCCGAGACGGGCTTGCGGGTGACGTGGCTCGGCCATTCCACGCTCTTCCTTGAGATCGATGGCGTCCGTGTCTTGATCGACCCGGTGTGGGGCTCGCGCGCATCGCCGTCGCGCAGGGTGGGGCCGCGGCGGTTCCAGCCCCCGCCGGTGCCGCTGGCTGCGCTCCCTTCGGTCGACCTGGTCCTGCTTTCACACGATCACTACGACCATCTGGACTACCCGACCATCCGGACGCTCGCCTCGACCCAGGTGCCGTTTCTGGCGCCCCTGGGCGTGGGCGCTCACCTCGAGCACTGGGGCGTCCGAACGGATCGGATCACCGAAGTGGATTGGTGGGAGCGGTTCACCGTCCCCGGTAGCGCTGTCGACATCATCGCGACGCCGGCGCAACACTTCTCAGGTCGCACACCGGGCTCGCGGAATCACACCCTTTGGGCTTCCTACGTGATCGAGTCGCCGAAGCACTGCGTCTATCACGGAGCGGACTCCGGTCTGATGCCCGCGTTCAAGACGATCGGGGAGCGGTTCGGCCCCTTCGACCTCGTCTGCCTGGAGATCGGCGCATACCACCCCGCCTGGGGCGACATCCATCTGGGGCCGGTGAACGCGTTGACGGCGTGGAAAGCGTTGGGCGGTGGTCCGCTGCTGCCCATCCACTGGGGCACGTTCGCGCTGGCCATGCACCGTTGGGACGACCCCATCGAGGAGCTCGTTGCGGGTGCGGGCGCGGCCGGTGCGGATCTACTGACACCGCGACTGGGCGAGCCACTGGAGCCGGCGCGCGACACCGGCGTACGGCCCTGGTGGCGAGAGGTGGCAGCGCTGCACGGCCCCGTGGAGGAGCGTAACCGGAGCGCGACGGAGGACTCGGCGGAGGTGCCTGAGCCCATCGATTGA
- a CDS encoding FecR domain-containing protein, which produces MMDERIVRVLSGTATEIEQRQVERWRAESEANERTFQDAASLWSLTGRVAPQSEVALPDLAALRDVAEERRRKAGTRALRRRTLTSPWIGYGIAAAAVLAFVVLRAERPSRIPQTSPLSTVGSSAGTGDVTTLNLSDGSTVRLARSSRVEFPAQQGRREVVLEGRAFFAVASGETPFVVRTALGEVSVHGTRFEVRAADGELRVIVIEGVVRIEGGGASVDVRPGQVAHLIRGAVPRVVDADVWSLLDWPSGLLVFQATPLRDVASEVERQFGRKVSVTPAVEDRSVTAWFDDESLDEVVNAVCLVAGVQCSVADTAVVIGR; this is translated from the coding sequence ATGATGGATGAGCGGATCGTGCGTGTGCTGAGCGGCACCGCGACGGAGATCGAACAGCGACAAGTGGAGCGTTGGCGTGCCGAATCGGAAGCCAACGAGCGCACCTTCCAGGACGCGGCGAGCCTGTGGTCGCTGACCGGGCGCGTCGCCCCCCAGTCGGAGGTGGCGCTCCCCGATCTGGCGGCACTACGGGATGTGGCCGAGGAACGGCGCCGCAAGGCCGGCACGCGCGCGCTACGGCGACGGACGCTCACTTCCCCCTGGATCGGCTACGGCATCGCTGCCGCTGCAGTCCTGGCCTTCGTCGTGCTGCGTGCCGAGCGGCCCAGCCGCATCCCGCAGACGTCGCCGCTCTCCACGGTCGGATCGTCTGCCGGGACCGGCGACGTCACCACGCTCAATCTCTCGGACGGGAGCACCGTGCGCTTGGCCCGCTCCAGTCGGGTGGAGTTCCCGGCGCAACAGGGGCGGCGGGAGGTGGTGCTGGAGGGCCGCGCCTTCTTCGCGGTCGCCTCGGGCGAGACGCCGTTCGTGGTACGCACGGCGCTCGGTGAGGTCAGCGTGCACGGCACACGCTTCGAGGTCCGTGCCGCAGACGGAGAGCTGCGCGTCATCGTGATCGAAGGTGTGGTGAGGATCGAAGGCGGCGGCGCGTCCGTCGACGTCCGGCCCGGGCAGGTCGCGCACCTGATTCGCGGCGCGGTGCCGCGGGTGGTGGATGCAGACGTGTGGTCGCTGCTCGATTGGCCGAGCGGTCTTCTCGTCTTCCAGGCCACGCCCCTGCGCGATGTCGCTTCCGAAGTGGAACGGCAGTTTGGGCGGAAGGTCTCCGTGACACCCGCTGTCGAGGATCGGAGCGTCACTGCCTGGTTCGACGACGAGTCGCTGGACGAGGTGGTCAACGCGGTGTGTCTGGTGGCGGGCGTGCAGTGCTCGGTCGCCGATACGGCGGTAGTGATCGGACGCTGA
- a CDS encoding TonB-dependent receptor: MRRFGLGVCLAALICGETPRDGAAQTTGGPPVLDRVAGLDIESRPLGEALEALRRSSGVALAYSPDVVPLDRVVSCTCRDVTVREALTRILDGLGLQVRAVRNQVLIGRGSGGDAATATLVGRVLEAGTGRPVSAAEVRIPPSRSGVLTGADGRFLLNGIAAGTHDLEVRALGYELHSQRVVVEVGDAVPLTVELAYAPIPLREMVIAPGSFGVLEASPAVTGIAVSREEIEATPQIGDDVFRTLKRMPGVSTDDVSTRLNVRGSTDRDLLVRLDGLELYEPYHLRDLDGALGIVDVQTLGSIDLITGGFPVEFGDKSAGVFDMRTRSAPTEGTRTTAGLSLSSISLSSQGNFADGRGQWLTSLRRGFLQYILAAADVEDDLDPRYWDVLGRAQYLVGDGHLVSAQVLLAGDQMAWFDDETGSRVDSDWSNAYAWLTWKADVGRRAQVETLLSAGGLSRDRTGLVENPNRGEFTPLSADVSDVADFRFGGLKQDWQVDLSGDVLLKAGADLRWSDGDYDYRNRTARLAVSADSRLFVATDSAVYNAAPDGTEVGAYLALRVRLGARLSAEAGLRYDRWSHLGADGLGPRLLARWDLGRDTNLRASMGRYYQSQGIQDLAIQDGESTFSAPEQVDQVAAGVEHRLGGGYTVRLEGYWKSVHDPRPIWVNLSREINPIAEVEADRSRLLPEAGRARGVEAIVTRDGTGSLSWSLSYALSRAEDRLDGRWTPRVLDQTHAFNARFAYDIRPGWQFSGSWQYHTGWPFTEQILDVVVAESEDGSELVEVIERGFGPINAGRLPAYHRLDLRMTRAFQFERSRLEVFLDVFNVYNRENLRGYEWFLRPSAGVLRATRDPGEGQLPRLPTLGLRWVF, translated from the coding sequence ATGCGTCGCTTCGGTCTGGGAGTGTGTCTCGCAGCGCTGATCTGTGGTGAGACCCCCCGGGACGGCGCCGCACAGACCACGGGAGGCCCTCCCGTGCTGGATCGTGTAGCGGGGCTCGACATCGAGTCCCGTCCCCTCGGCGAGGCGTTGGAGGCCTTGCGGCGCAGCTCTGGCGTGGCGCTGGCCTACAGCCCCGACGTGGTGCCGCTCGATCGCGTCGTCTCGTGCACGTGTCGGGACGTCACGGTACGGGAGGCCTTGACGCGCATCCTCGATGGACTGGGCCTGCAGGTCCGCGCTGTACGCAACCAGGTGCTCATCGGTCGGGGAAGCGGTGGGGACGCGGCTACTGCCACGCTCGTCGGGCGGGTGCTCGAAGCCGGAACCGGCCGCCCGGTCTCGGCGGCTGAGGTCCGGATCCCACCGTCTCGCTCAGGGGTGCTCACCGGCGCCGACGGGCGGTTCCTTCTGAACGGCATCGCTGCCGGCACCCACGACCTGGAAGTCCGTGCGCTCGGGTACGAGTTGCACTCCCAACGCGTCGTGGTCGAGGTCGGCGACGCCGTGCCCCTGACGGTGGAGCTGGCCTACGCGCCCATCCCGCTGCGGGAGATGGTCATCGCGCCGGGTAGCTTCGGCGTCCTGGAAGCCAGCCCGGCCGTCACCGGTATCGCCGTCTCGCGAGAGGAGATCGAAGCCACGCCGCAGATCGGAGACGACGTGTTCCGTACGCTCAAGCGCATGCCCGGCGTGTCCACGGACGACGTCTCCACCCGCCTCAACGTGCGCGGGAGCACCGATCGCGATCTGCTCGTGCGGTTGGACGGGTTGGAGCTCTATGAGCCGTATCACCTGCGCGACCTGGACGGTGCGCTGGGCATCGTGGACGTGCAGACGCTGGGCTCCATCGACCTGATCACGGGCGGCTTTCCGGTGGAGTTCGGCGACAAGTCGGCAGGCGTCTTCGACATGCGCACCCGCAGCGCGCCCACCGAGGGCACCCGTACCACCGCGGGCCTCAGCCTGAGCTCCATCTCGCTCAGCAGCCAGGGCAACTTCGCGGACGGGCGAGGCCAATGGCTCACGTCCCTGCGTCGAGGCTTTCTACAGTACATCCTGGCCGCCGCCGATGTGGAGGACGACCTCGATCCGCGCTACTGGGACGTGTTGGGACGCGCCCAATACCTCGTCGGCGACGGCCATCTGGTTTCTGCCCAGGTCCTGCTGGCCGGTGATCAGATGGCGTGGTTCGACGACGAGACCGGCTCGCGCGTCGATAGCGATTGGTCCAACGCCTACGCCTGGCTGACGTGGAAGGCGGACGTGGGCCGGCGGGCGCAGGTGGAAACCCTCCTCTCCGCGGGAGGACTCAGTCGCGACCGCACCGGCTTGGTGGAGAATCCCAACCGGGGCGAGTTCACACCGCTCTCGGCGGACGTCTCCGACGTAGCGGACTTCCGCTTCGGCGGCCTCAAGCAGGACTGGCAGGTGGACCTGTCCGGAGACGTGCTCCTCAAGGCCGGGGCCGATCTGCGCTGGAGCGATGGTGACTACGACTACAGGAACCGCACGGCCCGCCTGGCGGTGAGCGCGGACAGCCGCTTGTTCGTCGCCACGGACTCGGCGGTCTACAACGCGGCACCGGACGGCACCGAGGTGGGCGCCTACCTCGCTCTGCGGGTGCGCCTGGGCGCGCGACTCAGTGCGGAAGCCGGGCTACGCTACGATCGCTGGAGCCATCTGGGCGCCGACGGGCTGGGACCACGGCTGTTGGCGCGCTGGGACCTGGGACGCGACACCAATCTCCGAGCCAGCATGGGTCGCTACTACCAGTCGCAGGGCATCCAGGACCTGGCCATCCAGGATGGCGAGAGCACGTTCAGCGCTCCGGAGCAGGTCGATCAGGTGGCCGCGGGAGTCGAGCATCGCCTCGGAGGGGGATACACGGTCCGACTCGAAGGCTACTGGAAGTCGGTGCATGACCCCCGACCGATCTGGGTCAACCTCTCGCGCGAGATCAATCCGATCGCGGAGGTGGAGGCGGATCGCTCGCGGCTGCTCCCCGAGGCGGGCCGCGCGCGTGGTGTGGAGGCAATCGTCACGCGTGACGGCACCGGTAGCCTGTCCTGGTCGCTCAGCTACGCGCTGTCGCGTGCCGAGGACCGCCTGGACGGGCGATGGACACCCCGCGTGCTCGACCAGACGCACGCATTCAACGCGCGCTTCGCCTACGACATCCGGCCCGGCTGGCAGTTCAGCGGATCGTGGCAGTATCACACCGGCTGGCCGTTCACCGAACAGATCCTCGACGTGGTGGTGGCCGAGTCCGAGGACGGCAGTGAGCTGGTCGAGGTGATCGAGCGAGGGTTCGGGCCCATCAACGCGGGCCGGCTCCCCGCCTACCACCGGTTGGATCTGCGCATGACACGGGCGTTCCAGTTCGAACGCAGCAGGCTCGAGGTGTTCCTGGACGTCTTCAACGTCTACAACCGCGAGAACCTGCGCGGCTACGAGTGGTTTCTGCGGCCCAGCGCCGGCGTGTTGCGAGCCACGCGCGATCCGGGAGAAGGGCAGCTACCTCGCCTGCCGACGCTGGGGCTGCGCTGGGTGTTCTAG
- a CDS encoding MarR family transcriptional regulator, protein MSTRLRSEIKQSRPFASPAEEAFLNLLRTAAALEHALEEGLKEHGVTGTQYNVLRILRGAGPAGLCRNEVKERMITPVPDATRLLDRLEQAGLVERRRETDDRRFVTARITGRGLDLLDRLELPISRLHERHLGHLSVAELQHLSELLERAREATA, encoded by the coding sequence ATGAGCACGCGGCTGAGGTCCGAGATCAAGCAGAGCAGGCCGTTCGCCAGCCCGGCGGAAGAGGCGTTCCTGAACCTCCTGCGGACCGCGGCAGCCCTGGAGCATGCCCTCGAAGAAGGCTTGAAGGAGCACGGCGTCACCGGGACCCAGTACAACGTGCTGCGGATCCTGCGGGGGGCCGGCCCGGCGGGGTTGTGCCGCAACGAGGTCAAGGAGCGCATGATCACGCCCGTTCCCGACGCCACCCGCCTGCTGGATCGCCTCGAGCAGGCCGGACTGGTGGAGCGCCGTCGGGAGACCGACGACCGTCGCTTCGTGACTGCGCGCATCACAGGGCGCGGCCTGGACCTTCTGGACCGGTTGGAGCTCCCCATCTCCAGGCTGCATGAGCGGCACCTGGGGCACCTGTCCGTGGCCGAGCTTCAGCACCTCAGCGAGTTGCTGGAGCGGGCCCGGGAGGCGACCGCCTGA
- a CDS encoding GyrI-like domain-containing protein encodes MKEALSRERLKELYLPPVDEFVFVEVPEMQYFVVDGEGSPDDEAFTRALQWLFAAVHPIKRMAKDRMGSAYVEAPLEALWWADDPKDLVAARKDKLKWRLMIVAPEWADDALFADAVAETEKRRGGAPATLRLADHPEGRSVQIMHIGPYDKEASALARRLHHEFLPAHGLVPNGPHHEIYLNDPKRTAPARWRTVVRQPVRPQ; translated from the coding sequence ATGAAGGAAGCCCTTTCGAGGGAGCGACTGAAGGAGCTCTACCTTCCTCCCGTCGACGAGTTCGTCTTCGTGGAGGTTCCGGAGATGCAATACTTCGTCGTCGACGGGGAAGGGAGCCCGGATGACGAGGCCTTCACGCGGGCCCTGCAGTGGCTCTTCGCCGCCGTCCATCCGATCAAACGGATGGCCAAGGATCGGATGGGCAGTGCCTATGTGGAAGCACCGCTCGAAGCCCTTTGGTGGGCAGACGACCCCAAAGACCTTGTCGCCGCGCGCAAGGACAAGCTGAAGTGGCGCCTGATGATCGTCGCGCCTGAATGGGCGGATGACGCGTTGTTCGCCGATGCCGTGGCCGAAACCGAGAAGCGCCGGGGCGGTGCGCCGGCCACGCTCAGGCTCGCGGACCACCCGGAGGGGCGCAGCGTGCAGATCATGCATATTGGACCGTACGACAAGGAGGCTTCCGCCCTGGCGCGCCGCCTCCATCATGAGTTTCTACCCGCGCACGGGCTGGTCCCCAACGGACCCCACCACGAGATCTACCTGAATGATCCCAAACGGACGGCACCCGCGCGGTGGAGAACCGTGGTGCGCCAGCCGGTGAGGCCGCAGTAG
- a CDS encoding helix-turn-helix transcriptional regulator: MEINKDLIAASSTPIVLAILAEGDSYGYAILKRVKELSGGHMEWTDGMLYPVLHRLERLGLVEARWEVAETGRRRKYYGITPKGRAQLVEERKQWQAVDATLRGIWHALFLPIPTVHPVVIGPLLQGA; the protein is encoded by the coding sequence ATGGAGATCAACAAAGACCTGATCGCCGCGTCCTCGACGCCGATCGTGCTGGCGATCCTGGCCGAGGGGGACAGCTACGGATATGCGATCCTCAAGCGGGTCAAGGAGTTATCGGGCGGCCACATGGAGTGGACCGACGGGATGCTCTATCCCGTCCTCCACCGGCTGGAGCGACTGGGGTTGGTCGAGGCCCGCTGGGAGGTCGCCGAAACCGGCCGTCGCCGGAAATACTACGGCATCACACCCAAGGGCCGGGCCCAACTGGTCGAGGAACGCAAGCAGTGGCAGGCGGTGGACGCCACGCTGCGCGGGATCTGGCACGCACTCTTCCTTCCCATCCCGACCGTCCACCCGGTCGTGATCGGACCACTGCTTCAGGGAGCCTGA
- a CDS encoding permease prefix domain 1-containing protein, producing the protein MTAPDHAGSLEEQIAQWRSYLAHRQAIHSVDVAELEDHLREQIAMLTDAGLASDEAFLVAVKRMGDLDSLSREFAREHSERLWKQLVVSPAEVGGAPTTAARKDAVIAFSLAVAAGVLIKLPALFGLQLQTHGNFYGRNLSFFVLPLLVGYFVWKRGLAGGTVRWLAGAFVFAAVVANVYPVRPGGDTEVLMALHLPIALWLAVGIAYAGGRWGQVAGRMDFVRFSGELFIYFVLLALGGGLLTAFMAVTFQAIGIDIEPIFESWLLPCGAAGGVLVASWLVEAKQSVIENMAPVLTRLFTPFFALALLAFLGTLLFTGRAIDIEREVLIAFDLLLVVVLALLLYSVSARDPHARPGAFDVVQVVLVVCALVADGVALWAIGARITELGFTPNRTAALGENVILAVNLAWSAVLYVRFLRGRGAFSDLERWQTTYLPVYALWAALVVIVFPVVFRFI; encoded by the coding sequence ATGACGGCACCGGATCATGCGGGTTCGCTCGAGGAGCAGATCGCTCAATGGCGGAGCTATCTCGCTCATCGACAGGCGATCCATTCCGTCGACGTGGCCGAGCTGGAGGACCATCTGCGCGAGCAGATCGCGATGCTGACCGACGCGGGGCTCGCTTCCGATGAAGCGTTCCTGGTCGCGGTCAAGCGCATGGGCGACCTGGACTCCCTCTCGCGCGAGTTCGCGCGCGAGCACTCGGAACGGCTTTGGAAGCAACTCGTCGTATCCCCTGCAGAGGTAGGCGGAGCACCCACAACCGCCGCTCGCAAGGATGCCGTCATCGCGTTCTCTCTGGCTGTCGCCGCAGGCGTGCTCATCAAGCTGCCCGCGCTATTCGGCCTGCAGCTGCAGACGCACGGCAACTTCTACGGCCGCAATCTGAGCTTCTTCGTGCTTCCGCTGTTGGTCGGCTACTTCGTGTGGAAGCGGGGACTCGCGGGCGGCACCGTGCGCTGGCTGGCCGGGGCGTTCGTATTCGCCGCCGTCGTCGCCAACGTCTATCCGGTGCGGCCGGGTGGAGACACCGAGGTCCTGATGGCGCTACACCTCCCCATCGCGCTCTGGTTGGCCGTGGGAATCGCCTACGCCGGCGGGCGCTGGGGTCAGGTGGCCGGGCGCATGGACTTCGTTCGATTCAGTGGCGAGTTGTTCATCTACTTCGTCCTGCTCGCTTTGGGTGGTGGGCTCCTGACCGCGTTCATGGCGGTCACCTTCCAGGCCATCGGCATCGACATCGAACCGATCTTCGAGTCGTGGTTGCTGCCCTGTGGCGCCGCTGGAGGCGTCCTGGTCGCGTCCTGGTTGGTCGAGGCCAAGCAGAGCGTGATCGAGAACATGGCGCCCGTGCTCACGCGTCTGTTCACTCCGTTCTTCGCCCTGGCTCTGCTCGCGTTTCTCGGCACCCTGCTCTTCACCGGGCGCGCGATCGATATCGAGCGCGAAGTACTGATCGCCTTCGACCTCCTGCTGGTGGTGGTGCTCGCGTTGCTGCTCTACTCCGTCTCCGCTCGCGATCCGCACGCCCGGCCCGGAGCCTTCGACGTGGTGCAGGTGGTACTGGTGGTGTGCGCCCTGGTGGCGGACGGGGTCGCGCTCTGGGCCATCGGCGCGCGCATCACGGAGCTCGGCTTCACCCCGAACCGCACGGCGGCCCTGGGCGAGAACGTGATCCTGGCCGTCAACCTCGCGTGGTCCGCCGTGCTTTACGTCCGCTTTCTCAGGGGTCGTGGCGCTTTCTCGGACCTGGAGCGGTGGCAGACCACCTACCTGCCGGTCTACGCGCTGTGGGCGGCGCTGGTCGTGATCGTCTTTCCGGTGGTGTTCCGGTTCATCTAG